From a region of the Poecile atricapillus isolate bPoeAtr1 chromosome 4, bPoeAtr1.hap1, whole genome shotgun sequence genome:
- the EXOSC9 gene encoding exosome complex component RRP45, translating into MKATPLSNCERRFLLRAIQEKKRLDGRQCYDYRNIRVSFGADRGCCIVELGRTRVLAQVSCELVPPKPNRPTEGVLFFNLELSPMAAPGLEPGRQSELLVSLNRLLERCLRDSKCIDTESLCVVAGEKVWQIRLDMHLLNHDGNITDAASIAGIVALCHFRRPDVSVQGEEVTVYTPEERDPVPLSIHHMPICVSFAFFHQGTYLLVDPTEREERVMDGLLVIAMNKHHEICTIQSSGVVMLLQDQILRCTKITAVKVGEITELIQKALENDQKARKEGGKFGFAESIPNQRITAFKMESAAVDTNDVEEQAGEIIAKADPPSEVFANPVLHTPGTAQIGEGIESSWGDIEESEKEEAAEEEEDESEAAAFECEKVETEGTSTLRETKSDEPVVLSDSEEEEVVILEPQELPRKTRTQTSSKQENPSKKAFNKRRRKKRTR; encoded by the exons ATGAAGGCGACGCCGCTCTCCAACTGCGAGCGGCGCTTCCTCCTGCGCGCCATCCAGGAGAAGAAG CGCCTGGACGGGAGGCAATGCTACGACTACCGGAACATCCGCGTCTCCTTCGGCGCCGACCGCGGCTGCTGCATCGTGGAGCTGGGCAGGACCAG GGTTCTTGCACAGGTCTCGTGTGAACTCGTTCCCCCTAAGCCAAACCGGCCCACGGAAGGTGTGCTCTTCTTTAATCTGGAACTCTCACCCATGGCTGCACCTGGGCTGGAGCCTGGCAG ACAATCCGAGTTACTGGTGTCACTGAACAGACTATTGGAACGATGCCTCAGAGACTCCAAATGCATTGACACTGAATCTCTCTGCGTTGTTGCTGGTGAAAAG GTTTGGCAAATTCGGCTGGACATGCACCTGTTAAACCACGATGGCAACATCACTGATGCTGCCAGCATAGCAGGGATTGTAGCTCTGTGTCATTTCCGCAGGCCAGATGTGTCTGTGCAAGGAGAGGAAGTAACTGTG TACACTCCTGAGGAACGTGATCCTGTCCCCTTGAGTATCCACCACATGCCTATTTGTGTCAGTTTTGCCTTCTTCCATCAAGG GACCTATTTATTGGTGGATCCAACTGAACGTGAGGAGCGGGTGATGGATGGGCTCCTTGTAATTGCCATGAATAAACACCATGAAATTTGTACTATCCAGTCCAGTGGAGTGGTCATGCTGCTGCAGGATCAG ATTCTGAGATGCACTAAAATAACAGCTGTTAAGGTGGGAGAAATAACAGAACTGATTCAGAAAGCCTTGGAAAACGACCAAAAAGCCAG GAAAGAAGGCGGGAAGTTCGGCTTTGCGGAATCCATCCCCAACCAAAGGATCACTGCCTTCAAAATGGAGAGTGCTGCTGTGGACACCAATGACGTGGAAGAACAGGCTGGAGAAATCATTGCTAAAGCTGACCCTCCTTCAGAAGT TTTTGCCAATCCAGTATTGCACACTCCTGGTACAGCCCAAATTGGGGAAGGAATAGAGAGCTCCTGGGGAGACATTGAAGAATctgaaaaggaagaagcagcggaagaagaggaagatgaaagTGAGGCAGCTGCTTTTGAATGTGAGAAAGTAGAAACTGAGGGTACAAGTACACTGAGGGAAACTAAGAGTG aTGAACCCGTCGTGCTGTCTGACAGCGAGGAGGAAGAAGTTGTCATTCTGGAACCACAGGAGCTACCAAGGAAAACAAG AACACAGACCAGCTCCAAACAAGAAAATCCAAGTAAGAAAGCATTTaacaaaaggagaagaaagaagagaactCGTTAA